One window from the genome of Pseudomonas fluorescens encodes:
- a CDS encoding benzaldehyde dehydrogenase, whose amino-acid sequence MSAPKSHLLSQVIESECVFNGDWVPASGPLQSIIEPATGERLMRCAMADSADIAKASRDAALAQPAWAALGPRQRAAIFRKAADVAEQSFDELALYVARETGAALFKGQHEMREAIVLLHQAAGLLSQAHGVVLPSEAGRLSYARRQPHGVVGVISPFNFPLVLSMRSVAPALAAGNAVVLKPDPQTPVSGGFLIARLFEVAGLPKGLLQVLPGAADAGEALCRDPNVRMIAFTGSTGAGRKVAEVAGRNLKKVALELGGKNPLIILEDADLDLAARNAAWGAWLHQGQICMATGLILAHESIAAELTRKLVEKAQAMTLGNAAREEAAMGPLINQRQLQRVHDIVSDTVLAGARLEAGGDHDRLFYQATVLSGVKPGMRAFDEEVFGPVATVVSFATDDEAIELANRTEYGLAAAIISPSVGRAMAIGERLQCGMLHINDQTVADECVNPFGGRGASGNGGSVGGPADWDEYTQWQWVTVKDTAPIYPF is encoded by the coding sequence ATGTCTGCACCCAAAAGCCACCTGCTGTCCCAGGTGATCGAATCGGAATGCGTCTTCAACGGTGACTGGGTGCCTGCCTCGGGCCCGCTGCAATCGATCATCGAGCCGGCCACCGGTGAGCGGCTGATGCGCTGTGCCATGGCCGACTCCGCCGACATTGCCAAGGCCAGTCGCGACGCGGCCCTGGCGCAGCCGGCGTGGGCGGCGCTGGGCCCGCGGCAGCGGGCGGCGATCTTCCGCAAGGCCGCCGACGTGGCCGAGCAGTCCTTCGACGAGCTGGCGCTGTACGTGGCCCGGGAGACCGGTGCCGCGCTGTTCAAGGGCCAGCACGAAATGCGCGAAGCCATCGTGCTGTTGCATCAGGCCGCCGGCCTGCTGTCCCAGGCCCATGGGGTGGTCCTGCCCAGCGAGGCAGGGCGCCTGTCCTATGCGCGGCGCCAGCCCCATGGCGTAGTCGGGGTGATTTCGCCCTTCAACTTTCCCCTGGTGCTGTCCATGCGCTCCGTCGCGCCGGCCCTGGCGGCAGGCAACGCGGTGGTGCTCAAGCCGGATCCACAGACCCCGGTGAGTGGCGGTTTCCTCATCGCCCGGTTGTTCGAAGTGGCAGGCCTGCCCAAGGGCTTGCTGCAAGTGCTGCCCGGCGCGGCGGATGCCGGAGAAGCGCTGTGCCGCGACCCTAATGTGCGCATGATCGCCTTCACCGGTTCCACCGGCGCCGGTCGCAAGGTCGCTGAAGTGGCCGGGCGCAACCTGAAGAAGGTCGCCCTGGAGTTGGGCGGCAAGAACCCACTGATCATTCTCGAAGACGCCGACCTCGACCTCGCGGCCCGGAACGCGGCCTGGGGCGCCTGGCTGCACCAAGGGCAGATTTGCATGGCCACTGGCTTGATTCTCGCCCATGAATCCATTGCCGCCGAGCTGACCCGCAAACTGGTGGAAAAGGCCCAGGCCATGACCCTCGGCAACGCCGCTCGGGAAGAAGCCGCCATGGGGCCCCTGATCAATCAGCGGCAGTTGCAACGGGTGCACGACATCGTCAGCGACACCGTGCTCGCCGGGGCCCGACTGGAGGCCGGCGGCGATCACGATCGGCTGTTCTACCAGGCCACGGTGCTCAGCGGTGTGAAGCCGGGCATGCGCGCCTTCGACGAGGAGGTCTTCGGGCCGGTGGCAACGGTAGTCAGCTTCGCCACCGATGACGAAGCCATCGAATTGGCCAATCGCACCGAATACGGTTTGGCGGCGGCGATCATTTCACCATCCGTGGGCCGGGCCATGGCCATCGGTGAGCGGTTGCAGTGCGGCATGTTGCACATCAATGACCAGACCGTCGCCGATGAATGCGTCAACCCGTTCGGCGGGCGCGGCGCCTCGGGCAATGGCGGCAGTGTCGGCGGCCCGGCGGACTGGGACGAATACACCCAATGGCAATGGGTGACGGTCAAGGACACGGCGCCGATCTACCCATTCTGA
- a CDS encoding sigma-54-dependent Fis family transcriptional regulator, translating into MNNPHCQLPDHRIATEHFHPRGDSNELSDSSSPTPAELTACLFFSPDDGRIWLNDQRMLLLHSSSFGALRREIIERQGLEQARGMLTRTGYSSGARDARLIRERWPHADAAAVFRAGTHLHTLEGMTKVEPLHFKFDADSGFYEGEFLWHHSCEADEHVAAYGTGQDPVCWTELGYAIGFVSGLFGQLVVFREVECRGMGHERCRVVGKTAEQWGDIEQDLNYLNASPPTVVARADTQSDNVAGTVPVPDSEQPLIGASAAFNAATQALQRVALTPATVLVSGESGVGKEMFARQLHQLSRRRDGPFIALNCAAIPDNLIEAELFGVERGAYTGATHSRPGRFERAHGGTLFLDEITCLSLAGQSKLLRALQEREIERVGGGHGIKVDVRVVAATNIDLRKAVADGAFREDLFYRLNVYPIALPPLRERRDDIPLLINAFLTRFCQEYGRTPMGLTMRALKVLLRYDFPGNVRELQNLIERGLIASEEGQAIDLVHLFRNEQLPVDAYSVDHLGGLSPMGLAANDAVEKPALLQSLSQLDADFSIDGLESRLINEALQLSSGNLAAAARSLGLSRAQFAYRLKKHQKGVPG; encoded by the coding sequence ATGAATAATCCCCACTGCCAGTTGCCGGATCATCGAATCGCCACCGAGCATTTCCATCCACGGGGCGATAGCAACGAGTTGAGCGACAGCAGTTCGCCCACGCCGGCAGAACTCACCGCCTGCCTGTTTTTCTCCCCCGACGATGGCCGTATCTGGCTCAACGACCAGCGCATGTTGCTGCTGCACAGTTCCTCCTTCGGTGCGTTGCGCCGGGAAATCATCGAACGCCAGGGGCTGGAGCAGGCCCGAGGCATGCTCACCCGCACCGGTTATTCCTCCGGCGCCCGCGACGCCCGACTGATTCGTGAACGCTGGCCCCACGCCGATGCCGCGGCGGTGTTTCGCGCCGGCACGCATCTGCACACCCTCGAAGGCATGACCAAGGTCGAGCCGCTGCATTTCAAGTTCGACGCCGACTCGGGATTCTATGAGGGGGAATTTCTCTGGCATCACTCCTGCGAGGCCGACGAGCATGTCGCCGCCTATGGCACCGGGCAGGATCCGGTGTGCTGGACCGAACTGGGCTACGCCATCGGTTTCGTCAGCGGGCTGTTCGGGCAACTGGTGGTGTTTCGCGAAGTGGAATGCCGGGGCATGGGCCACGAACGCTGCCGAGTCGTCGGCAAGACCGCTGAACAATGGGGCGACATCGAGCAGGACCTGAATTACCTCAATGCCTCGCCGCCGACCGTCGTCGCCCGCGCCGACACTCAGTCCGACAACGTGGCCGGAACCGTCCCGGTGCCGGACAGCGAACAGCCACTGATCGGTGCCAGCGCCGCTTTCAACGCCGCGACCCAGGCCTTGCAACGGGTGGCCTTGACCCCGGCCACCGTGCTGGTCAGCGGCGAATCCGGTGTGGGCAAGGAGATGTTCGCCCGCCAGTTGCACCAACTGAGCCGTCGCCGTGATGGACCGTTCATTGCTCTCAACTGCGCGGCCATCCCCGACAATCTGATCGAGGCTGAACTGTTCGGCGTCGAGCGCGGAGCCTACACCGGCGCCACTCATTCACGTCCCGGTCGTTTCGAGCGTGCCCACGGTGGCACGTTGTTCCTGGATGAGATCACTTGCCTGAGCCTGGCCGGGCAAAGCAAGTTGCTGCGTGCCTTGCAGGAGCGGGAAATCGAACGGGTCGGCGGCGGCCATGGCATCAAGGTCGATGTGCGCGTCGTGGCGGCCACCAACATCGACCTGCGCAAGGCCGTGGCGGACGGCGCGTTCCGTGAAGACCTGTTCTACCGGCTCAACGTCTACCCCATCGCCCTGCCGCCCTTGCGCGAGCGCCGCGATGACATACCGTTGCTGATCAACGCCTTTCTCACGCGCTTTTGCCAGGAGTACGGCCGCACACCGATGGGCCTGACCATGCGTGCCTTGAAGGTACTGTTGCGCTATGACTTTCCGGGCAACGTGCGGGAATTGCAGAACCTCATCGAGCGGGGCCTGATCGCCAGCGAAGAAGGCCAGGCCATTGACCTGGTCCATCTGTTTCGCAATGAGCAATTGCCGGTGGACGCCTACTCGGTGGACCACCTCGGCGGCCTCTCGCCGATGGGCCTGGCCGCCAACGATGCCGTGGAAAAACCGGCGCTGCTCCAGTCCCTCAGCCAACTGGACGCGGACTTCTCCATTGACGGCCTGGAATCACGCCTGATCAACGAAGCCCTGCAACTGAGCAGCGGCAACCTCGCGGCGGCCGCCCGCTCGCTGGGGCTGAGCCGGGCGCAGTTCGCGTATCGCTTGAAGAAGCATCAAAAAGGTGTCCCGGGCTGA
- a CDS encoding helix-turn-helix domain-containing protein — protein sequence MPDHRTPLFEQRPAELEVILPEPEHSFRWYEHDYPYPLARWNHHPEFEIHLIRQGSGKLLVGDYIGPFGPGHVAMIGPDLPHDWMGDLAPEEHLAGRDVVLQFDGATLLALRRTLPELGDLQGLFERARRGLAFGGNTAQQAAHLLEAIGPAQGLARLTLFLELLHTLNQAPGDEALSLASPCYAPTLDARSSERIHKAFEYLQAELTGDLRLSVIARQLAMSEPGFSRFFKRITGHGFIDLMRKLRVQRACRLLLQSEMPVTDICFEVGYNNLSNFNRHFRIEMNQTPSEYRRGAFALLDGAATR from the coding sequence ATGCCTGATCACAGAACGCCCCTGTTCGAGCAGCGACCGGCCGAACTGGAAGTCATCCTGCCCGAGCCCGAACACAGTTTTCGCTGGTACGAGCATGACTACCCGTACCCGCTGGCGCGCTGGAACCATCATCCTGAATTTGAAATCCACCTGATCCGCCAGGGCAGCGGCAAACTGTTGGTGGGCGATTACATTGGCCCGTTTGGCCCAGGCCATGTGGCGATGATCGGTCCGGACTTGCCCCACGATTGGATGGGCGACCTGGCGCCGGAGGAGCACTTGGCCGGGCGCGACGTGGTGTTGCAATTCGACGGCGCCACGCTGCTGGCCTTGCGTCGCACCTTGCCTGAGCTGGGGGATCTGCAAGGGCTGTTCGAACGCGCTCGCCGTGGCCTGGCCTTCGGTGGCAATACGGCACAGCAGGCCGCGCACCTGCTGGAAGCCATCGGCCCGGCCCAGGGGCTGGCGAGATTGACGCTGTTCCTGGAGCTGCTCCACACCCTCAACCAAGCTCCCGGCGACGAGGCCCTGAGCCTGGCGAGCCCTTGCTATGCGCCGACCTTGGATGCGCGCAGTTCCGAGCGCATCCACAAAGCCTTCGAGTACCTGCAAGCCGAACTCACCGGCGACCTGCGCCTGTCGGTGATCGCCCGCCAATTGGCCATGAGCGAGCCGGGCTTCTCGCGGTTCTTCAAGCGCATCACCGGGCACGGTTTCATCGATTTGATGCGCAAGCTGCGGGTCCAGCGCGCCTGCCGTTTGTTGTTGCAGAGTGAGATGCCGGTGACCGACATCTGTTTTGAAGTGGGCTATAACAACCTGTCCAACTTCAACCGGCATTTCCGCATCGAGATGAACCAGACCCCCAGCGAGTATCGACGGGGCGCTTTTGCCCTGCTTGACGGAGCCGCCACCCGGTAA
- a CDS encoding L-iditol 2-dehydrogenase has protein sequence MKRLEGKSALVTGAARGIGRAFAQAYIEEGATVAIADIDLERANATAAELGDSAYAVKMDVTDQASIDQAIAAVVAQAGKLDILINNAALFDLAPIVDITRQSYERLFSINVAGTLFTLQAAARQMIRQGHGGRIINMASQAGRRGEALVAVYCATKAAVISLTQSAGLDLIKHRINVNAIAPGVVDGEHWDGVDALFARHENLPQGEKKRQVGQQVPYGRMGTAQDLTGMAIFLASAESEYVVAQTYNVDGGNWMS, from the coding sequence ATGAAACGACTGGAAGGAAAAAGTGCCCTGGTGACCGGCGCCGCCCGGGGTATCGGCAGGGCGTTTGCCCAGGCCTACATCGAAGAAGGCGCCACGGTAGCGATTGCCGATATCGACCTGGAGCGGGCCAATGCCACCGCCGCCGAACTGGGCGACAGCGCCTACGCGGTCAAAATGGACGTGACCGATCAAGCTTCCATCGACCAGGCCATCGCGGCCGTGGTGGCCCAGGCAGGCAAGCTGGATATCCTGATCAACAACGCCGCGCTGTTCGACCTGGCGCCCATCGTGGACATCACCCGCCAGAGCTACGAGCGGCTGTTTTCCATCAACGTCGCCGGCACGCTGTTCACGCTGCAGGCGGCGGCGCGGCAAATGATCCGCCAGGGCCACGGCGGGCGGATCATCAACATGGCCAGCCAGGCCGGCCGGCGTGGCGAGGCCCTGGTGGCGGTCTATTGCGCCACCAAGGCGGCGGTGATCAGCCTGACCCAGTCCGCCGGGCTGGATCTGATCAAGCATCGGATCAACGTCAACGCCATCGCCCCCGGCGTGGTGGATGGCGAGCATTGGGATGGCGTGGACGCGCTGTTCGCCCGCCACGAAAACCTGCCGCAGGGGGAAAAAAAGCGCCAGGTCGGGCAACAGGTGCCCTATGGCCGGATGGGCACTGCGCAGGACCTCACCGGAATGGCGATTTTCCTGGCCTCGGCGGAGAGCGAATACGTGGTGGCACAGACGTATAACGTCGATGGCGGTAACTGGATGAGCTAA
- a CDS encoding CAP domain-containing protein: MRAISSVMGLVVLSLGLVFATSATATEETQLVESINLYRSQSQSCAGQASLELPPLAMDSRLILSANGIGDLQQALARAAYPMVNVQAISLSGPRDAQSAMKAVQESFCQVVLDPQFVDIGVSRLDREWRIVLARPLLSARLGDWQAEGQKLLKLINSARAQPRRCGTEAFAATTPLAWNATLALAAVTHTRAMANNNFFDHKDRDNRTPGDRAELAGYLGQLIGENIAAGQDTALKVVDGWLASPGHCANLMNPQFRELGAGYATDPKSDAGIYWTAMFGTQ, from the coding sequence ATGCGTGCCATTTCATCCGTCATGGGCCTTGTCGTGCTGTCGCTGGGCCTGGTGTTCGCCACCAGCGCCACGGCCACCGAAGAGACGCAACTGGTCGAGTCCATCAACCTTTACCGCAGCCAATCCCAAAGCTGTGCCGGCCAGGCTTCGCTGGAGTTGCCGCCGCTGGCCATGGACTCCCGGCTGATCCTGTCGGCCAATGGCATCGGCGACCTGCAACAGGCGCTGGCGCGGGCGGCCTATCCCATGGTCAACGTGCAAGCCATCAGCCTGTCCGGGCCGCGCGATGCGCAATCGGCCATGAAAGCGGTGCAGGAAAGCTTCTGCCAGGTGGTGCTCGACCCGCAGTTCGTCGACATCGGCGTCAGCCGCCTGGATCGCGAATGGCGCATCGTGCTGGCGCGCCCGTTGTTGTCGGCGCGCCTGGGTGATTGGCAAGCCGAAGGCCAGAAACTGCTGAAACTGATCAACAGCGCCCGCGCCCAACCGCGTCGCTGCGGCACCGAAGCCTTCGCCGCCACCACGCCGCTAGCCTGGAACGCCACCTTGGCCCTGGCCGCCGTCACCCACACCCGGGCCATGGCCAACAACAATTTCTTCGACCACAAGGACCGCGACAACCGCACGCCAGGCGACCGCGCCGAACTGGCCGGCTATCTGGGCCAATTGATCGGCGAGAACATCGCCGCCGGACAGGACACGGCCCTCAAGGTCGTGGACGGCTGGCTGGCCAGCCCGGGGCACTGCGCCAACCTGATGAACCCGCAGTTCCGCGAATTGGGCGCCGGGTATGCGACCGATCCGAAAAGCGATGCCGGGATCTATTGGACGGCAATGTTTGGCACCCAGTAG
- a CDS encoding NAD(P)/FAD-dependent oxidoreductase: MRYDVIIAGGSYAGMSAALQLARARRKVLVIDAGQRRNRFAASSHGFLGQDGRAPGDIAEDARRQLMAYPTVEWVSGTVINASKVADGFTLATSDGQCFDARRLLLATGVIDELPDVEGLAQRWGKSVFHCPYCHGYELEQGPIGVLATSEMSLHHALMLPDWGPTTFFTRGVFEPDPEQRASLERRGVTMVPEHVERIEGDRADVVLANGRVVSIEGLFVLPRTRVASPLAESLGCEFEDGPMGAFIQSDMTRETSVPGVFVCGDAAMPFGSVALSVGDGVRAGSGVHRSLIFGGH; encoded by the coding sequence ATGCGCTATGACGTCATCATCGCAGGTGGCAGCTACGCCGGTATGTCCGCAGCCCTGCAACTGGCCCGTGCCCGCCGCAAGGTATTGGTGATCGATGCCGGCCAGCGTCGCAATCGCTTCGCGGCCAGCTCCCATGGCTTTCTCGGTCAGGATGGCCGGGCTCCCGGGGACATCGCCGAGGATGCGCGCCGCCAACTGATGGCCTATCCGACCGTTGAATGGGTATCGGGCACCGTGATCAATGCCAGCAAGGTGGCGGACGGCTTTACCCTGGCAACGAGCGACGGGCAGTGCTTCGATGCCCGCCGGCTGCTGTTGGCCACCGGTGTGATCGATGAGCTGCCCGACGTGGAAGGGTTGGCGCAGCGCTGGGGCAAGAGCGTGTTTCATTGTCCGTATTGCCATGGCTATGAGCTGGAGCAAGGGCCGATCGGCGTGCTGGCGACCTCGGAAATGTCCTTGCACCATGCGCTGATGCTTCCGGACTGGGGACCGACCACGTTCTTCACACGCGGCGTGTTCGAGCCCGACCCTGAGCAGCGTGCCAGCCTGGAGCGACGCGGAGTCACGATGGTGCCCGAGCACGTCGAGCGCATCGAAGGCGACCGGGCCGACGTCGTGTTGGCCAATGGTCGAGTGGTGAGCATCGAAGGCCTGTTTGTCCTGCCTCGCACCCGCGTCGCCAGTCCGTTGGCCGAGTCCCTGGGATGTGAATTCGAGGACGGGCCGATGGGGGCCTTCATCCAGAGCGACATGACCCGGGAAACCAGCGTGCCAGGGGTGTTCGTCTGTGGCGACGCGGCCATGCCCTTCGGCTCGGTGGCGCTGTCGGTGGGGGACGGGGTGAGGGCGGGTTCAGGCGTGCATCGATCATTGATCTTCGGGGGGCATTGA